The Amycolatopsis sp. DG1A-15b genome window below encodes:
- a CDS encoding MFS transporter, producing MVNARRLTWLLTSSAASHLGDGIGKVALPLLATTLTRDPVLIAGLSATQFLPWLLFAAVAGALVDRVDRRRAMIVANTARAAAVGALALLVAAGGTTIWLVYLTALIIGTAETIADSAANALIPAVVGDGSLDSANSKLQACEIVGQTFLGGPVGSLTFALFAAFPFILNSAGFTIAAAVLLGLAGTYRGKAEPPAKLRTELADGLRWLRRRPLLRRLVVVAGLLSLVSELAQAQLVLYALEDLHLSDATFGFFAFVGGIGGLLGAGVAPRLVRATGRLAVVTGGIVCCGLGFGGMGLVRSPVAGAALFGLFAAAVVAVNVVLATARHTLVPGELLGRVLGVWRTVVWGAIPLGALLGGVLTERLGSAARTFAVSGVAMLAIAAFAFGALRHGLLGDESDSAAARTHHDPGL from the coding sequence ATGGTCAACGCGCGAAGACTCACCTGGCTGCTGACGTCGAGCGCGGCGTCCCACCTGGGGGACGGCATCGGCAAGGTGGCCCTGCCCCTGCTGGCCACGACGCTGACCCGCGATCCGGTGCTCATCGCCGGGCTGTCCGCCACCCAGTTCCTGCCCTGGCTGCTGTTCGCCGCGGTCGCCGGTGCGCTGGTCGACCGGGTCGACCGGAGGCGCGCGATGATCGTCGCGAACACCGCCCGGGCCGCCGCGGTCGGCGCGCTGGCCCTGCTCGTCGCCGCCGGCGGCACGACGATCTGGCTGGTCTACCTGACCGCGTTGATCATCGGGACCGCCGAGACGATCGCGGACAGCGCGGCGAACGCGCTGATCCCGGCGGTCGTCGGCGACGGTTCGCTCGACTCGGCCAACAGCAAGCTGCAGGCCTGCGAGATCGTCGGCCAGACGTTCCTCGGCGGCCCGGTCGGCAGCCTGACGTTCGCGCTCTTCGCCGCCTTCCCGTTCATCCTCAATTCCGCGGGCTTCACGATCGCGGCGGCGGTGCTGCTCGGGCTGGCCGGCACCTACCGCGGCAAGGCGGAGCCACCGGCGAAACTCCGCACCGAGCTCGCCGACGGCCTGCGCTGGCTGCGCCGGCGCCCGCTGCTGCGGCGGCTGGTCGTCGTCGCGGGGCTGCTCAGCCTGGTCAGCGAACTCGCGCAGGCGCAACTGGTGCTGTACGCGCTCGAGGACCTCCACCTGTCCGACGCGACCTTCGGGTTCTTCGCCTTCGTCGGCGGGATCGGTGGCCTGCTCGGCGCGGGCGTCGCCCCGCGGCTGGTGCGGGCGACCGGCCGGCTCGCGGTCGTCACCGGCGGGATCGTCTGCTGCGGCCTCGGGTTCGGCGGGATGGGCCTGGTGCGCTCGCCGGTCGCGGGCGCGGCGCTGTTCGGGTTGTTCGCGGCGGCGGTGGTGGCGGTGAACGTCGTGCTCGCGACGGCCCGGCACACGCTGGTGCCCGGCGAGTTGCTCGGCCGGGTGCTCGGGGTGTGGCGCACGGTCGTCTGGGGCGCGATCCCGCTCGGCGCGCTGCTGGGTGGCGTGCTGACCGAGCGGCTCGGCTCGGCCGCGCGGACGTTCGCCGTGTCCGGCGTGGCGATGCTGGCGATCGCCGCGTTCGCCTTCGGTGCGCTGCGGCACGGCCTGCTCGGTGACGAATCGGACTCAGCCGCGGCGCGGACCCACCACGATCCGGGATTGTGA
- a CDS encoding metallopeptidase family protein, which produces MPVEMSRERFEELVSEALDEVPPEFARAMDNVVVLVEEFNDEAPDILGLYHGIALTERTSSYGGVLPDRISIYRQPILAMCEDEDEVVEEVLITVVHELGHHFGIDDARLHELGWG; this is translated from the coding sequence ATGCCCGTCGAGATGAGCCGGGAGCGGTTCGAAGAGCTGGTCTCCGAAGCCCTCGACGAGGTGCCGCCCGAGTTCGCGCGCGCGATGGACAACGTCGTCGTGCTCGTCGAGGAGTTCAACGACGAGGCGCCGGACATCCTCGGGCTCTACCACGGGATCGCGCTGACCGAGCGGACGTCGTCGTACGGCGGGGTGCTGCCCGACCGGATCTCGATCTACCGGCAGCCGATCCTGGCCATGTGCGAGGACGAGGACGAGGTCGTCGAAGAGGTCCTCATCACCGTCGTGCACGAACTGGGCCACCACTTCGGCATCGACGACGCCCGGCTGCACGAGCTCGGCTGGGGCTAG